ATGCAACGGGGTTTCATTTTCATTGGGCAAGGAATAAAAATGAGTATAAATCGTTTTCAGCGTGAAAGATATATATGGCTATGTCCATCCATCCTGTATGGTGAATGAATGGCGGTAGAACTAACATCAGAAAACTTTCAGGAATTTGTAAAAAGTCATGACACGGTGATTGTAGATTTCTGGGCGCCCTGGTGCGGCCCGTGCCTCATGATGGCCCCGATAATAGATGAATTGGAACAAGAGATGGACGGAGTTGTTTTTGCAAGGATTAATACCGATGAAAATCAGGAGATAGCAATGAAATATCGCATCATGAGCATCCCGACCCTGATGATATTCAAGACAGGAGAGATGGCTGACATGATAATGGGCGTTATGGCTAAAGAAGCACTGAAAGAAAGAATAAAAAGTTATTTGTAGCAGCAATATACTCTTTTTCTAAGGGGGCGCATAAAGGCGGATGCCTGCGTCTTTTTCCCTCTCTGCTTATTTTATGATTGGCTCCCCCAATGGCAAAATGGTTTTTCCATATGTCTCATTGATAACTTCAGCCATGGCCACATATATCGCAATCAGTCCACATATTATTCCTTCTATGCCAATCCATCTGCCGCTGATCATCCCCCAATCTCTCAGTGCCAGTAGGTAAAAAAGCACGAATAATGTGAAGAATACTGCCTGCAAGCCCGTATTTGCCTTCAACGTACTGATAAACATCATCATGGTAAACAAACCCCACATGAAAAAGTACCATCCCATGAATTCAGGGCCTGTTGCACCGGCGTATGTTCCGCTGCTTATGATATCTGGCATTATAAGAAGAGCGACAAGTGATAGCCAGAACAGACCGTAAGAGGTGAAAGCCGTCACTCCAAACGTATTCCCTTTTTTATATTCCAACAATCCAGCGAAAATCTGTGCCATTCCACCGTAAAATATGCCCATTGCAAGAACCATTGAACCAAGCGGGAATGAACCGGGGCTGGCATTATGTATATTTAACAGCACGGTAGTTATTCCAAAACCCATAAGACCCAGTGGTGCAGGATTTGCCAATTTCATAGGGGGGGGATACGAAACGCATATAACTTTTTTTTGGTTTATTTCTGACTTTAAAAATTAGAAAGTACGCCGGCGACCGGATTTGAACCGGTGACCGCTCGGTTAACAGCCGAGTGCTCCACCATACTGAGCTACGCCGGCATCTATCTGTATGGCAATATAAATTGGTATATAAAAATTAGGTTTTGCAAAGCCTTATAATCGAAAAAGCATTTCGATAAGTATGCGAGAATATTCGATAAAAAAAGGGCACAATCCTGACGTGAATGCCATAATAAAGAATTATTTCGGGGCGAGTGGGGAAGTTGAGAAAGGAATGAATTTTATCGTAGATGGCATAGGAAAAGTGTATATGAGAAAAGAAAAGAATAATCTGTTAATTGAAACAGAACCTATTGCCGGTATGTCAGGCAGTATTGATGTAATAAAAAAATGGAATGATTTTTTGTTTGAGGCAACTGGGCGGACGGCAAAAGAAAGAAAAAAGATGCTGGAGAAAGAAATGAAGGGAAAGTAGTTTTCATTAACGGCAGTATTTTTATCGGCAAAATATTATAACATCTTTCCAATTTAAAGGCCTGTATTTATCCTTGGTAACTTCAATGCTAAGCTTGACTGCATCCTTATTTTTAGGGATATTGCACCCACTTACTACAATACTGGCAATTCCATTTTCATCCGTAAAATTTGTGCCGTTTCCGCCCGCCCCGTATATAAATACTCTTGCACCCTCTATCGAGGTGCTATTTCTGGGATTGAAGACCTTCACCTTTATTGCCCAGGACGGGATCTCTTCTTCATTTTCTGAGAGGTTGAAATAGTGGACATATTCATTACGGCTGATTTCTATAACTCCGTCCAGAAATATGATGTTAGGGGAGTTAATATTCACATGATGTGGAAGAAGAAGAAGGATAATGGCTATTGCCACTGAAATAATAATTACTGCTACAAGGTATTTTACATGAATTGGATATTCCTCGCTCCCAAAAACCTTACCGGACATCCTTTCACTTACCTCTACAAACAAAAAGATGTTTATAACAATTCCTGAGTATACTTTAGATATTCTTCAAAACCTATAATGGCTCTCTTTCTACCTCAAGTCTATCTGCCGTTGGGTATTCCTCCACGATATAGCACCTGTAAGGCAATTTATCAGATATCTCTTCGAGTATAAAAAAAGATGCTCCTATCCTTTTCTTTTCCTCATCCTACTTTATCAGGGTTTCGTCTATCGAAAATTCTTCTATTATATTTTTTATAGCTGTTTTGTCC
This is a stretch of genomic DNA from Candidatus Thermoplasmatota archaeon. It encodes these proteins:
- the trxA gene encoding thioredoxin — encoded protein: MAVELTSENFQEFVKSHDTVIVDFWAPWCGPCLMMAPIIDELEQEMDGVVFARINTDENQEIAMKYRIMSIPTLMIFKTGEMADMIMGVMAKEALKERIKSYL
- a CDS encoding acetate uptake transporter; this encodes MKLANPAPLGLMGFGITTVLLNIHNASPGSFPLGSMVLAMGIFYGGMAQIFAGLLEYKKGNTFGVTAFTSYGLFWLSLVALLIMPDIISSGTYAGATGPEFMGWYFFMWGLFTMMMFISTLKANTGLQAVFFTLFVLFYLLALRDWGMISGRWIGIEGIICGLIAIYVAMAEVINETYGKTILPLGEPIIK
- a CDS encoding DUF5611 family protein; protein product: MREYSIKKGHNPDVNAIIKNYFGASGEVEKGMNFIVDGIGKVYMRKEKNNLLIETEPIAGMSGSIDVIKKWNDFLFEATGRTAKERKKMLEKEMKGK